From the genome of Parafrankia discariae, one region includes:
- a CDS encoding GatB/YqeY domain-containing protein encodes MSTLKERLREDLTVAMRARDDLRLSTLRLALSAVKDAEVAGTTARELDDPEVEKILAREVRKRREAAEAFAAAGRPEQSGRENAEGDVLAGYLPSQLGEDELRTIVDEVMAELGLTGMKAMGQVMKATQARVAGRADGKRVSELVRARLSET; translated from the coding sequence ATGAGCACACTCAAGGAGCGGCTGCGCGAGGATCTCACTGTCGCGATGCGAGCACGTGACGACCTGCGCCTGTCGACGCTGCGCCTTGCCCTCTCCGCGGTGAAGGACGCGGAGGTCGCCGGCACCACCGCCCGGGAGCTCGACGACCCCGAGGTCGAGAAGATCCTGGCCCGAGAGGTCCGCAAGCGCCGGGAGGCGGCGGAGGCGTTCGCCGCCGCCGGGCGGCCCGAGCAGTCCGGCCGCGAGAACGCCGAGGGCGACGTCCTCGCCGGGTACCTGCCCAGCCAGCTCGGCGAGGACGAGCTGCGGACGATCGTCGACGAGGTGATGGCGGAGCTCGGGCTCACCGGGATGAAGGCGATGGGCCAGGTGATGAAGGCCACGCAGGCGCGCGTCGCCGGCCGGGCCGACGGGAAGCGGGTGTCCGAACTCGTCCGCGCCAGACTGAGCGAAACCTGA